One Cellulomonas sp. WB94 genomic window, GGCCCTCGTGGGCGTCGGAGATGACCAGCGCCACACCGCCCAGCCCGGTGACGTCCCGCTGAGTGGTGGAGTTTCTCGACACCGTGCGGGTCAGTGCTCAGATCATGCCGTGAGGAGTTCGGTGTGGTCCACCTCCTGGGTCGTCAGGGTCATGGTGGCGAGTTGGGCCATGGAGTTCTCGGATAGGTAGCGGCGGTCGGTGGCGGCCCATTCGTCGTGGGCCTCGACCAGGACGGCGCCGGCCAGGCGCAGCAGGGCGGCGGGGTTGGGGAAGACCCCCACGACGTCGGTGCGGCGTTTGACCTCCTTGTTCAGTCGTTCCAGGGGGTTGGTCGACCAGATCTTCTTCCAGTGGCTGGCGGGGAACGCGGTGAAGGCGAGCAGGTCCTCGCGGGCGTCGGTGAGCATGTGCCCGACCTTCGGGTGGGAGCGGGTCAGCATGGTCGCGATGACTTCGAACTGCTCGGCGACGTGGGCGGCGTCGGGTTGGGCGAAGATCGTGCGGATCGCGGCGGCGACCATCTCGGCGTTCGTCTTGGACACCGCGTCGAGGACGTTGCGGGTGAAGTGGACCCGGCAGCGTTGCCAGGACGAGCCGAGCAGGACCGAGGCGATCGCGGTCTTCAGGCCCTCGTGGGCGTCGGAGATGACCAGCGCCACACCGCCCAGCCCGCGGGCCTTGAGCGAGCGCAGGAAGCTGGTCCAGAAGGCGCCGTTCTCGGAGTCTCCGACGTCGAAGCCGAGGACCTCACGGTGCCCGTCGGCGCGGACCCCGGTGGCGATGACCACGGCCTGGGACACCACCCGGCGCCCGACCCTGGCCTTGCAGTACGTCGCGTCCAGGAACACGTAGGGGAACCCCGCGTCGGCCAGGGACCGGTCACGGAACGCCGAGACCTCCTCGTCC contains:
- a CDS encoding IS256 family transposase, translating into MAMDQSALLDLLAALKDTDVSDRIRTATEHLYQELIDAEATAVIGAGPWQRTQARTALRNGSRDRVLTTTAGDLDLRIPKLRTGSFFPSLLERRRRVDQALFAVVMEAYLHGVSTRKVDDLVRALGADTGISKSEVSRICAGLDEEVSAFRDRSLADAGFPYVFLDATYCKARVGRRVVSQAVVIATGVRADGHREVLGFDVGDSENGAFWTSFLRSLKARGLGGVALVISDAHEGLKTAIASVLLGSSWQRCRVHFTRNVLDAVSKTNAEMVAAAIRTIFAQPDAAHVAEQFEVIATMLTRSHPKVGHMLTDAREDLLAFTAFPASHWKKIWSTNPLERLNKEVKRRTDVVGVFPNPAALLRLAGAVLVEAHDEWAATDRRYLSENSMAQLATMTLTTQEVDHTELLTA